One segment of Amycolatopsis alba DSM 44262 DNA contains the following:
- a CDS encoding sensor histidine kinase, giving the protein MGKRERPLLPDTIAPSWLVVQLLGTAAVVVVLLTARESSAWIWAAYGVCGAGWLGFVAASPRFPRTATVLLAVASVAPSIALGWAEDSSAIVLAVVTVSRFATLTEPSVAAILGVVGLDASLAAVTGLVAGASEPLVFGNVGVLLVLMLLGLNRRQYEVQAAQAAALLEQTKLAQSEHTRAAALDERTRIAREIHDVLAHSLGALGIHLEVAEALLAEKSDVDGALGRVRLSRRLAADGLAEARDAVAALRSDVPSLAKALRQLADAHHDGVSFEVSGEQRPLPSAQVVSLVGVAREALTNAAKHASGRPVSLRLLFTPSEVRLRVWNDLGETVEDTGGFGLTGMRERLALAGGTLTAGPDDGRWTVEAVVRA; this is encoded by the coding sequence ATGGGGAAACGTGAAAGGCCGCTCCTGCCGGACACGATCGCGCCGAGCTGGCTGGTCGTCCAGCTGCTCGGCACGGCCGCGGTCGTGGTGGTGCTGCTGACCGCACGCGAGTCCAGTGCCTGGATCTGGGCGGCGTACGGCGTCTGCGGGGCCGGCTGGCTGGGCTTCGTGGCGGCCTCCCCGCGCTTCCCTCGGACGGCGACCGTGCTGCTCGCGGTGGCGAGCGTCGCGCCGTCGATCGCGCTCGGCTGGGCGGAGGACTCCTCCGCCATCGTGCTGGCGGTGGTCACGGTCAGCCGGTTCGCCACCCTGACCGAGCCGTCGGTGGCCGCCATCCTGGGGGTGGTGGGGCTCGACGCGAGCCTCGCGGCGGTCACCGGCCTGGTCGCGGGCGCGTCCGAACCGCTGGTGTTCGGCAACGTCGGCGTGTTGCTCGTGCTGATGCTGCTGGGGCTGAACCGGCGGCAGTACGAGGTGCAGGCGGCGCAGGCGGCCGCCCTGCTGGAGCAGACCAAGCTGGCGCAGAGCGAACACACGCGGGCGGCCGCGCTCGACGAGCGCACCCGCATCGCCAGGGAGATCCACGACGTCCTCGCGCATTCGCTGGGGGCGCTGGGGATCCATCTGGAGGTCGCCGAGGCCCTGCTGGCCGAGAAGTCCGATGTGGACGGTGCGCTCGGCAGGGTCCGGTTGTCCCGCCGGCTGGCGGCGGACGGGCTCGCCGAGGCGCGTGACGCCGTCGCGGCCTTGCGCAGCGACGTCCCTTCGCTGGCCAAAGCCTTGCGCCAGTTGGCGGACGCGCACCACGACGGGGTGAGCTTCGAGGTCTCGGGGGAGCAGCGGCCGCTGCCGTCCGCCCAGGTGGTCTCGCTGGTGGGGGTCGCACGGGAGGCGTTGACCAACGCGGCCAAGCACGCTTCCGGGCGGCCGGTGTCGCTCCGGCTGCTCTTCACCCCGTCGGAGGTCCGCTTGCGGGTGTGGAACGACCTCGGTGAAACCGTCGAGGACACCGGCGGTTTCGGTCTCACCGGGATGAGGGAGCGGCTCGCGCTCGCCGGTGGCACGCTGACCGCGGGCCCGGACGACGGGCGCTGGACGGTGGAGGCGGTGGTGCGGGCGTGA
- a CDS encoding response regulator transcription factor: MIRVVVVDDQQVMREGLVALLGLIDGVEVAGSAGDGRQALDLLRHTAADVVLMDLRMPVLDGVAATRLLKRDHPDVAVVVLTTYADDASIADALRAGARGYLTKDAGRAEIGAAVRSAANGQAIFAAEVSDRLVAALESRTVTRAKAELPDGLTAREAEVLGLIARGLSNPEIAAELFIGEATVKSHINHTFAKIGVRNRAEAVRYGLEKGL; the protein is encoded by the coding sequence GTGATCCGGGTGGTCGTGGTCGATGACCAGCAGGTCATGCGGGAAGGGCTCGTCGCGTTGCTCGGGCTGATCGACGGGGTCGAGGTCGCCGGCTCCGCGGGCGACGGACGGCAGGCGCTCGACCTGCTCCGCCACACCGCGGCCGACGTCGTGCTGATGGACCTGCGCATGCCAGTCCTGGACGGCGTGGCCGCGACCAGGCTGCTCAAACGCGATCACCCGGATGTCGCAGTCGTCGTCCTCACGACGTACGCGGACGACGCTTCGATCGCCGACGCGTTGCGAGCCGGCGCCCGCGGCTACCTGACCAAGGACGCCGGCCGCGCCGAGATCGGGGCGGCCGTCCGCTCCGCCGCCAACGGGCAGGCGATCTTCGCCGCCGAAGTGTCCGACAGGCTCGTCGCCGCGCTCGAATCGAGAACGGTCACCCGTGCCAAGGCCGAACTCCCGGACGGCCTCACCGCACGCGAAGCCGAAGTGCTCGGCCTCATCGCGCGCGGGTTGTCCAATCCGGAAATCGCCGCCGAGCTGTTCATCGGCGAGGCCACCGTGAAAAGCCACATCAACCACACCTTCGCGAAGATCGGTGTGCGCAATCGTGCGGAGGCCGTGCGGTACGGCCTGGAAAAAGGCCTCTGA
- a CDS encoding glutamate ABC transporter substrate-binding protein, with protein MRNGLRGAVLGAVLVLATACGSAGAPVDPAPAGDVAPPQPANVGGADNAGGGGTADTSCNPLASLRPTNGTSITSGSTMAKIKEKGKLIAGVDQTTFLFGFRNPTSGQLEGFDIDMVNEIAKAIFGSAEGRVQFRAIPSKLREDVLERKQVDIVVRTYSITCTRLKKVAFSTAYYQAGQRILVESGSKVAQLSDLAGRRVCATKTSTSLTKIAADPSKPVPVSVDNWSDCLVMLQQKQVEAVSTDDVILAGMLAQDPTLKIVGDRFTEENYGIGVPKENEDMVKYVNAVLENVRGGAWQASYAKWIGNKLEGGTPPSPQYK; from the coding sequence ATGCGGAACGGTCTGCGAGGGGCCGTGCTCGGCGCGGTCCTGGTGCTGGCGACGGCTTGCGGCAGCGCGGGGGCGCCGGTCGACCCGGCACCCGCCGGTGACGTCGCCCCGCCGCAGCCCGCGAACGTCGGCGGCGCCGACAACGCGGGCGGCGGCGGAACGGCCGACACGAGCTGCAACCCGCTGGCCAGTCTGCGGCCGACCAACGGCACGTCGATCACCAGCGGCTCGACGATGGCGAAGATCAAGGAAAAGGGCAAACTGATCGCCGGCGTCGACCAGACGACGTTTCTGTTCGGTTTCCGGAATCCGACTTCGGGTCAGCTCGAAGGCTTCGACATCGACATGGTCAACGAGATCGCGAAGGCGATCTTCGGCAGTGCGGAAGGCCGGGTGCAGTTCCGGGCCATCCCGTCGAAGCTGCGGGAAGACGTGCTGGAGCGGAAGCAGGTCGACATCGTGGTCCGGACCTACAGCATCACCTGCACCCGGTTGAAGAAGGTCGCCTTCTCGACGGCGTATTACCAGGCGGGGCAACGGATCCTGGTCGAATCCGGGTCCAAGGTCGCGCAGCTGTCGGACCTCGCCGGGCGGCGGGTGTGCGCGACCAAGACGTCGACCTCGCTGACGAAGATCGCGGCGGATCCCTCGAAGCCGGTGCCGGTCTCGGTGGACAACTGGTCGGACTGCCTGGTGATGCTGCAGCAGAAGCAGGTCGAAGCCGTTTCGACGGACGACGTCATCCTCGCCGGGATGCTCGCGCAGGACCCGACGCTGAAGATCGTGGGGGACCGGTTCACCGAGGAGAACTACGGAATCGGTGTCCCGAAGGAGAACGAGGACATGGTGAAGTACGTGAACGCCGTGCTGGAGAACGTCCGCGGCGGCGCGTGGCAGGCGAGCTACGCGAAGTGGATCGGGAACAAACTCGAAGGCGGGACGCCACCTTCGCCCCAGTACAAATGA
- a CDS encoding PPE domain-containing protein — MANVGQDDFNSAFSMTGKASRDYEGKRYSDTYNETNAGPGGNSLTAKLTAEAKAGEYSGEQAATLSQGQQFRTGLNPSEQRYEAVPHGDLKNMVTQDLDPRDIDEKGELWNNQGNSLNTFSNAVNAAISKEGEHWQGDGAKAVTNFFSNVSKWADTAGDGAYLASNRFSQSAAAATTAKNSMPEEVPFDRNAEYKNAMQQLGSGNFAGAVETVGNISAKQEQSFQAHQQAAQVMHTYDQSLFDVNSKQPTFAPPPEMGDSTTASGFSGGTEVKGFSGGPGYTGGPGPGPGTGPAPGPGPGPTSGPGPGITTGGGHTGVPSPGQPVSGPPGSFRPGPGPGLAAMNGPGPSGLGRLGSEQYRGKPGRTTGGPGGSAASRLTGGGSGGFGRNGGSGNVAERLSGGKVSAGEAGKLAGKGGGSGSGKLPEERVTRGGAAAAGKGGQGPMGGGAPGGKGKKDEDKEKKAPNYLQEEDADVLFGGYDGEMKPVPPVIGEKS, encoded by the coding sequence ATGGCCAACGTCGGGCAAGACGACTTCAACAGCGCGTTCTCGATGACGGGTAAGGCGAGCCGCGACTACGAGGGCAAGCGCTACTCCGACACCTACAACGAGACGAACGCAGGCCCTGGCGGGAACTCCCTGACCGCCAAGCTGACCGCCGAGGCGAAGGCGGGAGAGTACTCCGGCGAGCAGGCAGCGACGCTCTCGCAAGGGCAGCAGTTCCGCACGGGCCTCAATCCTTCGGAACAGCGCTACGAAGCGGTCCCGCACGGTGACCTGAAGAACATGGTCACGCAAGACCTCGATCCCCGCGACATCGACGAGAAGGGTGAGCTCTGGAACAACCAGGGCAACTCGCTGAACACCTTCAGCAACGCCGTCAACGCCGCGATCAGCAAGGAAGGCGAGCACTGGCAGGGAGACGGTGCCAAAGCTGTCACGAACTTCTTCTCCAACGTCAGCAAGTGGGCCGACACCGCGGGTGACGGCGCGTATCTCGCGTCCAACCGGTTCTCCCAGTCGGCGGCCGCGGCCACCACCGCGAAGAACTCCATGCCCGAAGAGGTCCCTTTCGACCGCAACGCCGAGTACAAGAACGCGATGCAGCAGCTCGGGTCCGGGAATTTCGCGGGCGCGGTGGAGACGGTCGGCAACATCTCGGCCAAGCAGGAGCAGTCGTTCCAGGCGCATCAGCAGGCCGCGCAGGTGATGCACACCTACGACCAGTCGCTCTTCGACGTCAATTCCAAGCAGCCCACCTTCGCCCCACCGCCGGAAATGGGCGATTCGACGACGGCGTCCGGGTTCTCCGGGGGTACCGAGGTCAAGGGCTTCAGCGGAGGGCCGGGCTACACGGGCGGGCCAGGACCCGGACCTGGAACCGGACCTGCGCCTGGGCCTGGGCCTGGCCCGACGTCGGGTCCCGGTCCGGGGATCACCACGGGCGGCGGGCATACCGGGGTGCCGAGTCCTGGTCAGCCGGTGAGCGGGCCGCCGGGGTCGTTCCGGCCGGGGCCAGGGCCGGGGCTGGCGGCCATGAACGGTCCTGGGCCTTCCGGGCTCGGACGGCTGGGCAGTGAGCAGTACCGCGGCAAGCCCGGCCGGACGACGGGCGGGCCGGGCGGGAGCGCGGCGAGCCGGTTGACCGGCGGCGGGAGCGGTGGGTTCGGGCGCAACGGCGGGTCGGGCAACGTCGCCGAGCGGCTCTCCGGCGGCAAGGTTTCGGCCGGCGAGGCCGGGAAGCTCGCGGGCAAGGGCGGCGGGTCCGGGTCGGGCAAGCTGCCGGAGGAGCGCGTCACCCGCGGTGGCGCGGCGGCCGCGGGCAAGGGCGGCCAGGGGCCGATGGGCGGCGGCGCTCCCGGTGGCAAGGGGAAGAAGGACGAGGACAAGGAAAAGAAGGCCCCGAACTACCTGCAGGAGGAAGACGCCGACGTGTTGTTCGGCGGCTACGACGGCGAAATGAAGCCCGTGCCGCCGGTGATCGGCGAGAAGTCCTGA
- a CDS encoding DUF3558 family protein gives MIIKSRLLKLAGLSLALAVTVSGCSQEKPGNATPESTPSKPASQSQSSGPADVFGGLKACDLLEPTTTPKGFDPPEVETYESDNGCATEKSGFASVSIYLVSKAGIDQLSAGQGTKVPTKVGDREAVEIPGDSGTQACTVAIAVTPTSRMTASTSLNRGTNEEACALARELATAAEPKLPRGN, from the coding sequence ATGATCATCAAATCACGGCTATTGAAGCTCGCCGGCCTGTCACTCGCACTCGCGGTCACGGTGTCCGGCTGTTCGCAGGAGAAGCCTGGGAACGCCACACCTGAATCGACGCCGTCAAAACCGGCCTCACAATCGCAGAGCAGTGGACCCGCGGATGTATTCGGCGGCTTGAAGGCCTGCGACCTGCTCGAGCCGACCACGACCCCCAAAGGCTTCGATCCCCCGGAAGTCGAGACCTACGAAAGCGACAACGGCTGCGCGACCGAGAAGAGCGGCTTCGCGTCCGTGAGCATCTATCTCGTCTCCAAGGCCGGAATCGATCAGTTGTCGGCCGGGCAAGGAACCAAGGTGCCGACGAAAGTCGGCGATCGTGAGGCTGTGGAAATCCCAGGCGACTCCGGCACACAAGCCTGCACGGTGGCGATCGCGGTGACACCGACATCCCGGATGACGGCGTCGACCTCCCTGAACAGGGGAACCAACGAAGAAGCCTGCGCGCTGGCCAGGGAGCTCGCAACGGCCGCTGAACCGAAACTGCCCAGAGGCAACTGA
- a CDS encoding ESX secretion-associated protein EspG, with the protein MPASFSMSMAQLDVVLEELGLGRFVLPFEIPTVGTTVTEREQHCEKVWAELADRGFARGRELLRDYEQTLRLWATGDFVVTLEAHEVEQDAEYLYRGGWNRSLGVVSQQRGFDILFEPVYPEQVVTTLLGNLPPLPPFPGRVTTSSTLPPSRRPDDPFDKDPGNLRLGAASRFFEFPLARLGTLGITLRDDRGKPQQKSVQWFDSVQGRFMLTTDRFPDGEVRRTFTPTSGSHLARWIHDLVEAARVGSA; encoded by the coding sequence GTGCCTGCGTCATTTTCGATGTCGATGGCCCAGCTCGACGTCGTACTCGAAGAGCTCGGGCTCGGCAGATTCGTGCTGCCCTTCGAAATCCCGACCGTCGGAACCACCGTCACCGAACGCGAGCAGCACTGCGAGAAGGTGTGGGCCGAACTCGCCGACCGAGGCTTCGCGCGCGGCCGCGAACTCCTGCGCGACTACGAACAGACGCTCCGGCTCTGGGCCACGGGGGACTTCGTCGTCACCCTGGAGGCGCACGAGGTCGAGCAGGACGCCGAGTACCTCTACCGGGGTGGCTGGAACCGGAGCCTGGGCGTCGTGAGCCAGCAACGCGGATTCGACATCCTGTTCGAGCCGGTCTACCCCGAACAGGTCGTCACGACCCTCCTCGGCAACCTGCCACCACTGCCACCGTTCCCCGGACGGGTGACGACGTCCAGCACCCTCCCCCCGTCCAGACGACCGGACGACCCGTTCGACAAGGACCCCGGCAACCTCCGCCTCGGCGCGGCAAGCCGATTCTTCGAATTCCCGCTCGCGAGGCTCGGCACGCTCGGCATCACCCTGCGCGACGATCGCGGCAAACCGCAGCAGAAGAGCGTCCAGTGGTTCGACAGCGTCCAAGGGCGCTTCATGCTCACCACCGACCGCTTCCCCGACGGCGAAGTCCGCCGCACGTTCACCCCGACCAGCGGCTCTCACCTGGCACGATGGATCCACGACCTGGTCGAAGCCGCCCGCGTCGGCAGCGCGTGA
- a CDS encoding tetratricopeptide repeat protein — translation MSEEPRRPRHAAPDDATPDREAEPASWTPPAPVRWETPEPSISGRLDFSEPPKAKPQPETDAERTIFHAPVQRPQTPPRGQQRPIPGAEDPTRPPGEMAPVSPQTQVVRPAWQAPVDAPQPTSVLSSPTPETQSIMPPAPRVDNGPGVLPDPGTESVLPERASESRGTGTGTGSGSRGTGTGTGSFPGTARRTSSRTSRRGRLGAGLVDVPQVPYRDPASAVLDNPMVSEEKRFCGGCSAKVGRGKDGKPGSPEGNCEKCGNPFSFVPKLRPNEIVGGQYEVLGALAYGGLGWIYLAQDHNVSDRWVVLKGLIDTGDATAMAAAANEQRFLAEVEHPNIVKIHNFVQHPDGDTGNSVGYIVMEYVGGQSLRQLALAHHRETKRPEPLPIGQVIAYGLEILPAMGYLHGQNLLYCDLKPDNVIQTHEQLKLIDLGAVRRTDDYESPLFFTTGYSAPELATHGASVASDLYTVGRTLAVLSFEFSGYTSKYKATLPGPDVVPLFALFGSYYRFLKRATHTDPDRRFIAAEEMGDQLTGVLREIMALGTGKPRPGASTVFGPETRTFGVELVVPEHGGSVPLPDPGEVVSGLPIPQVDTDDPAAGVLASTVALDPGGAIESLAGAPRESIEVRLRIVRARIELGELVEAQRQLQAAQYLAIKAGFPHDWRIDWYRGLIELAGGRSRVAHVAFEAVYDDLPGEIAPKLALAVSAEGVGDYFGAARYYELVWRTDRSYVSAAFGLARVYLAQGARASAIEVLEAVPASSSHYVAAQVAAIKIKTRINGGGKDPVMVSERDLVDASTRLERLQLDAERRTRLSAEVLEAAHGWLNAQNRPTPGAKVLGCDLEERGLRFGLERCYRTLARLAGSVDQRVELVDKANAIRPRTLT, via the coding sequence GTGTCGGAAGAGCCGCGCCGTCCTCGGCACGCAGCACCGGATGACGCCACGCCGGACCGCGAGGCGGAGCCCGCATCCTGGACGCCGCCGGCGCCGGTCCGCTGGGAAACGCCCGAACCGTCCATTTCCGGCAGGCTCGACTTCTCCGAACCGCCGAAGGCGAAGCCCCAGCCGGAGACGGACGCCGAGCGCACGATCTTCCACGCCCCGGTCCAGCGTCCGCAGACGCCGCCGCGCGGCCAGCAGCGGCCGATCCCCGGCGCCGAGGATCCGACGCGCCCGCCGGGCGAGATGGCCCCCGTGAGCCCGCAGACCCAGGTCGTCCGCCCCGCGTGGCAGGCACCCGTCGACGCCCCGCAGCCGACCAGCGTGCTTTCCTCGCCCACGCCGGAGACGCAGAGCATCATGCCGCCGGCGCCGCGCGTCGACAACGGACCCGGCGTGCTGCCGGATCCTGGCACGGAAAGCGTCCTCCCCGAACGGGCGAGTGAAAGCCGGGGCACCGGCACGGGTACCGGATCGGGAAGCCGGGGTACCGGCACCGGAACGGGGTCGTTCCCCGGTACCGCGCGCCGGACGTCGTCCCGCACCTCCCGCCGCGGCCGTCTCGGCGCCGGGCTCGTCGACGTCCCGCAGGTGCCGTACCGCGACCCGGCGTCCGCCGTCCTCGACAACCCGATGGTGTCGGAGGAGAAACGCTTCTGCGGCGGCTGCAGCGCCAAGGTCGGCCGCGGCAAGGACGGCAAGCCCGGTTCGCCGGAAGGCAACTGCGAGAAATGCGGGAACCCGTTCTCCTTCGTCCCGAAGCTTCGGCCGAACGAGATCGTCGGCGGCCAGTACGAGGTGCTCGGCGCCCTCGCGTACGGCGGGCTCGGCTGGATCTACCTCGCGCAGGACCACAACGTCAGCGACCGCTGGGTGGTGCTCAAGGGCCTGATCGACACCGGTGACGCGACCGCGATGGCGGCCGCCGCCAACGAGCAGCGGTTCCTCGCCGAGGTCGAGCATCCCAACATCGTCAAGATCCACAACTTCGTGCAGCACCCGGACGGCGACACCGGCAACTCCGTCGGCTACATCGTCATGGAGTACGTCGGCGGCCAGTCGCTGCGCCAGCTCGCGCTCGCGCACCACCGCGAGACGAAGCGCCCGGAGCCGCTGCCGATCGGCCAGGTGATCGCCTACGGGCTCGAGATCCTGCCCGCCATGGGCTATCTGCACGGCCAGAACCTGCTGTACTGCGACCTCAAGCCCGACAACGTCATCCAGACGCACGAACAGCTCAAGCTGATCGACCTCGGCGCGGTCCGCCGCACCGACGACTACGAGAGCCCGCTGTTCTTCACCACCGGCTACAGCGCGCCCGAGCTGGCGACGCACGGCGCTTCGGTGGCATCGGACCTGTACACGGTCGGCCGCACGCTCGCCGTCCTCAGCTTCGAATTCTCCGGGTACACCAGCAAGTACAAGGCGACCCTGCCCGGTCCGGACGTCGTCCCGCTGTTCGCGCTCTTCGGTTCGTACTACCGGTTCCTGAAGCGCGCGACGCACACCGACCCGGACCGCCGGTTCATCGCGGCCGAGGAAATGGGCGACCAGCTGACCGGGGTGCTCCGCGAGATCATGGCGCTGGGCACCGGGAAACCGCGTCCTGGTGCGTCGACCGTCTTCGGCCCGGAGACCCGTACGTTCGGCGTCGAGCTGGTCGTCCCGGAACACGGCGGAAGCGTTCCGCTGCCGGATCCGGGCGAGGTGGTCTCGGGTCTGCCGATCCCACAGGTCGACACGGACGACCCGGCGGCGGGCGTGCTCGCGTCGACGGTCGCGCTCGATCCAGGGGGCGCGATCGAGTCGCTGGCCGGGGCGCCGCGCGAGTCGATCGAGGTCCGGTTGCGCATCGTCCGGGCCCGGATCGAGCTCGGTGAGCTGGTCGAGGCGCAGCGGCAGCTGCAGGCCGCGCAGTACCTCGCGATCAAGGCCGGTTTCCCGCACGACTGGCGGATCGACTGGTACCGCGGCCTGATCGAGCTCGCGGGTGGTCGATCCCGCGTCGCGCACGTCGCGTTCGAAGCGGTGTACGACGACCTTCCCGGTGAGATCGCGCCGAAGCTGGCGTTGGCTGTCAGCGCGGAGGGCGTCGGGGACTACTTCGGTGCAGCGCGCTACTACGAGCTGGTGTGGCGAACGGACCGGTCGTACGTCAGCGCCGCCTTCGGGCTCGCTCGCGTGTACCTCGCGCAGGGCGCCAGGGCCAGCGCGATCGAGGTGCTGGAGGCCGTCCCGGCGTCGTCTTCGCACTACGTCGCCGCGCAGGTGGCCGCGATCAAGATCAAGACGAGGATCAACGGCGGCGGCAAGGACCCGGTGATGGTGTCCGAGCGGGATCTCGTCGACGCTTCGACGCGGCTTGAGCGCCTTCAACTCGACGCCGAACGCCGCACGCGTTTGTCGGCGGAGGTGCTCGAAGCCGCGCATGGCTGGCTCAACGCGCAGAACCGGCCGACGCCGGGGGCGAAGGTGCTGGGCTGCGACCTGGAAGAGCGGGGTCTGCGTTTCGGGCTCGAACGCTGCTACCGGACGCTGGCGCGGCTGGCCGGATCGGTCGACCAGCGCGTCGAACTCGTCGACAAGGCCAACGCGATCCGGCCGCGCACACTGACCTAG
- a CDS encoding PaaI family thioesterase yields the protein MSRISQPWPPVEVEPATVHPKAPQPGSHLGIHFGECFGCGDEIEAGLHLHSTVGEGTTVYSKFTVTSAHQGAPGLAHGGLLACAFDEALGATVGNLLRRPAVTGKLETDFLRPVPVGSTLYIATKLDGVAGRKIYVSADGRLDAEDGPVAVRARALFVRVEFEHFSTHGDPEALQKLAAAHEKAKREREWDINP from the coding sequence ATGAGCCGTATCTCGCAGCCGTGGCCGCCGGTCGAAGTCGAACCGGCGACCGTCCACCCGAAAGCCCCTCAGCCGGGCAGCCATCTCGGCATCCACTTCGGTGAGTGCTTCGGGTGCGGCGACGAGATCGAGGCCGGGCTCCACCTCCATTCGACGGTGGGCGAAGGGACGACGGTGTACTCCAAGTTCACCGTCACCTCCGCCCACCAAGGTGCGCCCGGCCTCGCCCATGGCGGCCTGCTTGCCTGCGCTTTCGACGAGGCGCTCGGGGCGACCGTCGGCAACCTGCTGCGCCGTCCCGCCGTCACCGGGAAGCTGGAGACGGATTTCCTCCGGCCGGTTCCGGTCGGTTCGACCCTGTACATCGCCACGAAACTGGACGGCGTCGCCGGCCGGAAGATCTACGTGAGCGCCGACGGACGACTGGACGCCGAGGACGGCCCCGTCGCGGTGCGGGCGCGGGCGTTGTTCGTGCGGGTCGAGTTCGAGCACTTCAGCACCCACGGGGATCCCGAGGCACTGCAGAAGCTCGCCGCCGCGCACGAGAAGGCCAAGCGCGAACGCGAGTGGGACATCAACCCGTGA
- a CDS encoding MFS transporter, protein MTEEALSASNQEKGEPAEAPPEQIRKAVAGAAMGNCIEWYDFGVFGFMPAILGQVFFNASSTSEGALATFAVLAITFIVRPFGSFVFGPLGDKIGRQKVLALTIILMSGSTFIIGLLPSYATIGPAAAVLLILLRTIQGFSAGGEYGGAATFIAEYAPARRRGFWGSWLEFGTLVGFAMGAGFVTIFTVVLGDDAMREWGWRLPFLIAGPLGIVGLYLRNKLEDTPLFQEIEKKDQVEKSPLKALLKKHWTSILHLIGIVVMLNVADYIVITYLETYLKDVVGFSGHTPLLIILATIALMLILIVPVGILSDKIGRKPILIASCASFLVLPIPAFSLMGAAADDRNAWQLMLGLVMIAVPLVLILAVLAATLPAMFPTQERYGGFSIGYSVSTALFGGTASYVIGSLVTSTGDNLWPAYYLMGAAAIAAIPILLLPETAGVSLRGIVNSRIARRRKPESATPGGASELPAS, encoded by the coding sequence ATGACCGAAGAGGCGCTGAGTGCGTCAAATCAGGAAAAAGGGGAACCTGCGGAGGCCCCACCTGAGCAGATCAGAAAGGCCGTCGCCGGAGCGGCGATGGGTAACTGCATCGAGTGGTACGACTTCGGCGTTTTCGGCTTCATGCCCGCCATCCTGGGGCAAGTCTTCTTCAACGCTTCCAGCACTTCCGAAGGCGCGCTGGCGACCTTCGCGGTCCTGGCGATCACGTTCATCGTGCGGCCGTTCGGCAGCTTCGTGTTCGGTCCCCTGGGGGACAAGATCGGCCGCCAGAAGGTTCTCGCGCTGACGATCATCCTGATGTCCGGATCGACGTTCATCATCGGTCTGCTGCCGTCCTACGCGACGATCGGTCCGGCCGCGGCGGTCCTCTTGATCCTGTTGCGGACCATCCAAGGGTTCTCGGCAGGCGGTGAGTACGGCGGCGCGGCGACGTTCATCGCCGAGTACGCGCCCGCCCGGCGCCGGGGTTTCTGGGGCAGCTGGCTGGAGTTCGGCACGCTCGTCGGGTTCGCGATGGGCGCCGGCTTCGTCACGATCTTCACCGTCGTCCTCGGCGACGACGCCATGCGCGAATGGGGCTGGCGCCTGCCGTTCCTGATCGCGGGCCCGCTCGGCATCGTCGGTCTCTACCTGCGGAACAAGCTGGAGGACACCCCGCTGTTCCAGGAGATCGAGAAGAAGGACCAGGTCGAGAAGTCGCCGCTGAAGGCGCTGCTCAAGAAGCACTGGACGTCGATCCTGCACCTGATCGGCATCGTCGTGATGCTGAACGTCGCCGACTACATCGTGATCACGTACCTGGAGACCTATCTCAAGGACGTGGTCGGTTTCAGCGGGCATACGCCGTTGCTGATCATCCTGGCGACCATCGCGCTGATGCTGATCTTGATCGTGCCGGTCGGCATCCTGTCCGACAAGATCGGGCGAAAACCCATCCTGATCGCGAGTTGCGCGAGTTTCCTGGTGTTGCCGATCCCGGCGTTCTCGTTGATGGGCGCGGCCGCGGACGACCGGAACGCCTGGCAGCTCATGCTCGGCCTGGTGATGATCGCGGTGCCGCTGGTGCTGATCCTCGCCGTGCTCGCGGCGACGCTGCCGGCGATGTTCCCGACGCAGGAGCGCTACGGCGGCTTCTCCATCGGGTACAGCGTTTCCACCGCGCTCTTCGGCGGGACGGCGTCGTACGTCATCGGCAGCCTGGTGACTTCGACCGGCGACAACCTGTGGCCCGCTTACTACCTGATGGGCGCGGCGGCGATCGCGGCCATCCCGATCCTGCTGCTGCCCGAGACGGCCGGAGTTTCGCTGCGGGGCATCGTGAACTCGCGGATCGCGCGGCGCCGGAAGCCGGAATCGGCCACTCCCGGCGGCGCCTCGGAGCTACCCGCGAGTTAA
- a CDS encoding SigE family RNA polymerase sigma factor: protein MSLSRSSKTGTGSPWDGEFARYFDERAHSLRATAYLLCGDWHQAEDITQAALLKLYLAWPRLSRHDALDGYARKIVLRTFLSEHRRVWRKREKLTDALPEMPSETTGTEQEMLVRHALSGIAPKQRAVLVLRYFEDLSVEETATALGCSTGNVKSQGARGLATLRKRLGPHFSELALSGAHDDGR, encoded by the coding sequence GTGTCGTTGAGCCGCTCGTCGAAGACCGGGACGGGCTCGCCGTGGGATGGCGAGTTCGCCCGGTACTTCGACGAGCGCGCGCACAGCCTGCGTGCCACCGCGTACCTCCTGTGCGGGGACTGGCACCAGGCCGAGGACATCACCCAGGCCGCGCTGCTGAAGCTGTATCTGGCTTGGCCGAGGCTCTCCCGGCACGACGCGCTCGACGGCTACGCGCGCAAGATCGTGCTGCGGACCTTCCTCTCCGAGCATCGGCGCGTCTGGCGCAAACGGGAGAAGCTCACCGACGCCCTCCCCGAGATGCCGAGCGAAACCACCGGCACGGAACAGGAGATGCTGGTCAGGCATGCCCTGTCCGGCATCGCCCCGAAGCAGCGCGCCGTGCTGGTGCTGCGCTACTTCGAAGACCTCAGCGTCGAAGAGACGGCCACGGCGCTGGGCTGCAGCACCGGGAACGTGAAGAGTCAGGGCGCGCGGGGTCTGGCGACCCTGCGCAAGCGGCTCGGACCGCATTTCAGCGAACTGGCCTTGAGCGGAGCGCACGACGATGGGAGGTGA